The window ATCCCGACGCCCCATCGAAATATGGCGTGCGCGGTATCCCGACAATGATCCTGTTCAAGAATGGAGCCCCAGCCGCGACCAAGGTCGGCGCGGCGCCCAAGTCGGCTCTCAAGGGCTGGCTGGAAGGCGAGCTCTAAGCGTCCGTCGCCCTTGCAGCGGCAGGGGTAACGATCGTCCAGAAAAAAAGAAAAAGGCCGGTGTCCAAAGGGATACCGGCCTTTTCTTGTATGGTGTCAGAAGAAATCAGGCTTCGTCCGAAGCCTCTTCTGCGTCGGCCTCTGCAGCAGGCGCCGGAGCAGCTTCTGCAGCTTCGCCAGCGATCACGCCGGGCTCTGCGTTCGGATCGAAATCCTCAACGAAACCGGCCGTGTCCTTTTCGAACATCTGCGCCATGACGTCGACACCCTGCGACTGAAGCTCGGCTTCTTCAGGCGACCGTGCAACGTTCACCTTGATCGTGACCGAGACTTCCGCGTGGAGCGCAACCTTCACGTCATAGACACCAATGGCCTTGATCGGCTTGTCGAGCACGACCTGCTGGCGTGTGACATGCTTGCCTTCGGCTTCCAGCGCCTCGACGATGTCGCGCACCGCAACCGAACCGTAAAGCTGTCCGGTGTTGGACGCCTGACGGATCAGCGTGACAGCGGTGCCTTCCACAGTCTTGGCGGCCGTTTCGGCCTCGCTGCGCTTGGCATCATTGTCGGCAACGATCTTCGCCTTGTTGGCTTCAAAGATCTTGAGGTTGGCTGCATTTGAGCGCAGCGCCTTCTTGCGCGGCAACAGGAAGTTGCGGGCAAAGCCGTTCTTCACGGTGACGACATCACCAATGGCACCGAGCTTTTCGACGCGTTCGAGCAAAATGACTTCCATCGAATTCGCTCCTTATTTCACGAGATAGGGCAGCAGGCCGACGTGGCGTGCGCGCTTGATGGCCTGGGCGAGTTCACGCTGCTTTTTGGCGGAAACGGCGGTGATACGCGAAGGGACGATCTTGCCGCGTTCGGAGACGAATCCCTGAAGCAGGCGAACATCCTTGTAATCGATCTTCGGCGCATCCTTGGCGGCGAAGGGGCAGCTCTTGCGGCGGCGGAAAAACGGACGTGCCATGATTATTCATCTCCTCCGAACATGTCATCGCGACGCGGACGATCGTCCCGGTCGCGGCGCGGGCGATCTTCGCGATCGCGCCGGTCTGACTTGCGCATCATCACCGACGGGCCAGCTTCGTGCGCATCGACCTTCACCGTCATGTAACGGATGATGTCTTCATTGATCTGGGTCTGGCGCTCAAGCTCGGCAACGACGGCACCGGGTGCGTCCAGTTCGAGCATCACATAATGCGCCTTGCGGTTCTTGGCGATCTTGTAGGCGAGCGAGCGCAGACCCCAGGTCTCCGTCTTCACGACCTTGCCGCCATTCTTTTCGATGATATCCGTGGCATTTGCTGCCAGCGCGTCCACCTGGGCCTGAGCCAGATCCTGACGCGCAAGGAATACGTGCTCATACAGAGCCATAAATCTTGCCTTTCTCTACCGATCGCTGACGCAGCACCATGCTTGCGCCCCTCCGGCCTTCTTCGATTCCCCGTGGGGAGGCGCGCCATTGGCGGAAAAGCAGGCAGATTGCAAGCTGTTCTGTCGCCGCCATGCAGGGGTGACGGCGGAACTTGTCAAACTTGTCATTCCCTTCCGGTAGAATGATACCCGCCTCGTGTCGGCTGGCATCGCCGCGTCCGGCTAGACTCTCGGGAAGGATGGCCATGCACCTCACCGAACAGGATGAAGCAGAACGGAGCCGAATAGGAAAGGGCCTTTTCACGCCGGACCGCAAAAGCATTGAGTCAATTACAAGGTTGTTTTTGGCCAAGTCCATAGTTTAACGACCAATGCGGTGGCCGAACAAATGCCGGGGGGCGGCATCTCGAGCCAGAGTTCAGGGGGGAATGATAAATGAAGCGTTTGGCCTTTCTCGCAATGATCGCGAGCGCACCGGCATTGATGGCACAAACGCCTGCTCCGCAAGGGCAGGCTAGCGCAACTCCGGCGCCGTCATCATCGGCCCCGACGGCCATTGTCTTTTCGGAAAAGGGCGCGAACGGGATGAGCGATCTCCCTATGGGCGTCCACCGAATCCCCGACAGCGACGTTGTCGTTTCGGGATATCAGGGCGGCGGCGGAATCGGCATGCTGTTCGGTGTCGTCGGCGTGCTTGTGCAGAGTTCGATCAATGCCGGTACCGGCACGGGAAAGGTCCGCAATGTCGAGGATGACCTGCGCTTCGACGTCCGGGCAAAGGCGATCGAGATGACCAACACCATCATGGCGGGCGAGCAGTTCCGGACGGCCTTCACGCTCACGCCCCAGCCGGATGGCAGCACGATGACGGTGACGCCCTATGTCGTGCTGACGTTTGTCAAAAAGACCGAGGATGTTCGCCCCTATATCGTGCTGAAGACCAAGGTCGCGACCGGCACCGACTCTGGCAAGACAATCAAATATTTCTGCTGCGAGGGAGCGGCGCTGCCGCTTGCGAGCCTGACCGAGAATGACGGCGCCCGCCTGAAGGAACTCCTGACGTCCGAGTTGGATACCGCCATCAACGTGATGCTGCTCGATCGTTCGCAGCCCTTCCCGCGGAACGATGAGGCCAAGATCGAAACCAACGGCTTGCTCCCCTTCATCGGCAAGCCTTTGAAGTGGAGGGGATTCGATCTGGGTCGTTACAAGGAATACAATCTGGTTGAGTTCCGCGGTGGGATATTCGTCTTTTCGGGCGTGAATATCGTCGAGCCGGGTGCGCTGGAAATCACGCCTGTGGTCAAGAAATAAGCGACACGATTGCGGAGATTGGGCATAGGCTTCCGAGCCCCGCGTCACTCGCGGGGCGACGGAAGGAAAATGGCTGGAAAAGGGATGTGAGGTCCCGAAACCAGACTGTCCGCAATCGACCTCAAAGCGGACATTGGGACCTTCCTTATGCAGAACGTGGTAGTCGAACCTCTATCCATCATTGGCATAAGCCCCGAGCGCCTGCAATTGCTTCGGCGTACGCTACTGCTTCTTGACTGTGCTCGACTTCGCGATAGCCTCTGGCTGGGGAGGGGCATTTCATGTCTATCACTACACACAGAAGCGAGCGTTCTGGTTGGGTGCGCCAACCCTGGTTGTGGTTTGCAATCGCTCTTGCGCTTGTTGCCTTTGGCTTTTGGCCCAGCTTTCTCTCAGCGCTTCCCAATGTACCGTCGCATATTTTCGTTCATGGAACTTCTGCGACACTATGGATGGCGCTTCCCATCGCGCAGGGCCTGTTGATCGTAAAACGCAGGCGTTCGCTGCATCGGCGACTGGGCTATGCGTCCCTTGCTTTAGCAGCTGCCGTTGTGGTGACCGGTCTCCACGTTGTTCAGACAATGATTCTGAAGAACGGTGATACGGTCCGGTTTGTAAGCTTCAAGTTCGCGCTTCTCGATCTCACAGGGATATTCCTTTTTGTCACTTTTCTTGCGATGGCCGTTCAGTCTGCAAGACGTCACGAAATCGGAATGCATCTTCGCCTGATGGCCTGTACTGCGCTCATTCCGCTGGAAGCCGCGAATGAGCGCACCGCAATTCAGTTGTTCCCCGGAATCGTTCCAGACTTCGACGCAGCGCTTTACGCATCCTTGCTAAGCATGGAGGCAATTTGTGCGGCCCTGATCGTTGCGGAATGGTGGCTGGATCGGGTTCGCTGGCCGTTTGCCTTCATGCTCTTCTATTATTTGGTGATGCACATCATCGCTACACCCGTCGCCCTGGACCCTCAATTCCAAGCATTTTGCCAATGGTATGCACATCTGGGGGCGTAATCGCTTGCTCGCAATAGATCGGACTGTTCGCTAAACACCCCACACCGCCCATCCAAACCAAAACCGATCCCGCCGCTGGCATTGTTGCAAGTATGGGTTGCTTCTGCGCTTGTTAGGCTCGCCTGCTATCCAACTGGTCTTGGACAACAGAGAGGTCGCATTGGGCGCATGCAACTTTCGACATATTGTGTCGGCGTTGACCTGAACTAAAACCAGCGCGTGAGTGAGTGAGATAGGAACCGATCCAAAGCTTGTGGGGGCAAATTTGTCGATGGGCTCCGTCCACTCCCATTCCTCGCCTCCGTGTTCGTTACCCCGGCACGGAGGCGAGCTTTAATTGAATCTTATTATTTTTGGTTGCGATACTGGTCGGCGCGAACAGCCCGCATGAGCGAAGGAAGTTCTTATGAAAATCAGAGCACTATGCGCAGGCGCAATGCTGACATTGGCGTGCACAACTCCAGCCGTTGCAAATCACGCCTGGACCATCAATGGAAAGCAGTTGCATTGGGCGCGTACTGCCAACCCGGTCAAGCCAACCGTCGATTACAAACTCGATAACAATCTTTGGGGGCCCTACTTAAGCCCTGCACTGGCAGGTTGGAACAAATCCAACATCGCCACGGATCCGGATGTTGTCGAGTTCATTCTGGGTAATCCTGTAAGCGTCGATGCCAATAGCTGCCCTGGCACGGCTGGAAGAGTGACTGTCTGCAATTATGCCTATGGTGCAACGGGGTGGCTTGGGGTCGCGGTAGTCGAATATGATGACGTGACTGGACATATTCAGTTCGCGTCGGTCAAAATGAACGACACCTATTTCAACATGTCGACCTATAATAAGCCAGCATGGCGAGCGAGTGTGCTGTGCCAGGAAATCGGGCACACTCTTGGTCTTTCACATCAAGACACCAAGAACTTCAATCCGGATCTAAAGGACATTTACGGACGCCAGACCTGTATGGACTATACGGCCAAGCCCGATGGCAACGAGTGGCCAAATCTACATGATTATCAACAGCTTGCGTCAATCTATTCGCATCTTGATTCGATCACGACGACCAGCACCACATCTGCTGTGCTCAATTATCCCGATCGAAAGCCCATCTATGGAAATACACCTGCTGATTGGGGAAAAGCCATCGCATTCGGTGAAGATGGGCGCGGATTGGCGTTTGCCAAGAAGATCGCGGCAAACCGGAGCCAGGTTACATTCGTTCGTTGGGTGCCCTGACTCCATGCCGTTCGTTGAAGCTTTCCGGCACTGGCACTGAGCGACCACTCCATTCCGTTTGATTGGTGCCGCCAACGGTTTCTCGCTGATCAATACAACCTGCCGCCCGCTGGCATTTTTGCGAGTGTGGGTTGTCCCTGCGCTTGTTAGGCTCTTCTGCTATCGGGCTGATAGAGTGCCGCAAAGGAAGAAGATCATGCGATTGAACGAAAAGACGGCTCTGGTGACGGGTGGGGCATCGGGCCTGGGCGATGCGATTGTGCGGCGGTTTGTTGCCGAAGGCGCCCGGGTGATCATTGCGGATATCGATGGCGAGAATGGCCGGGCGCTGGCGCTCGCGCTTGGCAACAAGGCCAGTTTTGCATCGCTCGATGTGTCTCGCGAGGAGGACTGGAAGCGTGTGCTCGCGGAAAGCGGGCCGATCGACATCCTCGTCAACAATGCCGGCATCACGACGCATGGCTCGATCGAGGATGTCACGCTCGAACAGTTTCGCCATGAGTTCGAGGTGGATGTGGTCGGTGTCTTCCTTGGCTGCAAATATGGCATTGCCAATATGAAGGCCAATCCAAAGGGGAGCGGCGGCTCGATCATCAACATGTCATCGCTGTGCGGCGTGCGGGCGCAGGCCGATCTGGCGGCCTATAATGCGGCCAAGGCTGCCGTTACCCACCTGACCAAGTCGGTCGCGATGCATTGCGCAACAAAGGGCTATGGCATTCGCTGCAATTCGATCCATCCCGGCGTCATTCACACGCCAATCCTTGATAAGGTTCTGGCGCAGGTTCCGAACCCGGATGAGGTGTATGCGGGCTGGGTTTCGACGCACCCGATCGGCCGGATCGGGCGGCCAGAGGAGATTGCAGCGATGGCCCTCTATCTCGCTTCGGATGAGTCGGCCTTCACGACGGGCGGCGAATTCCGGGTCGATGGCGGCAGTTCGATATGAACCGCATTTCGTTCGCGTCCGGGATCGTTCCCGAATGCGAGCCGCTTGAAACGATACAGGCAGCAGCGGCTGGCGGCTTCGACGCGACCGGGCTTTGGGTGGAGCCGGAAAAATGGAGCGCGCAACTGACGCGGGACGCCCAGCGCGCGCTGGCGGACACGGGCCTTGAATTGCTTGACGTCGAGGTGATCTGGATCAAGCCGGGGGACACTCTCGACGCGCACAAGGCCGTGATCGATATCGGCGCTGCGCTGGGTGCGAAGAACGTCCTGTGCGTTTCCTCCGACCCCGACGCAGGGCGGACGGCGGGGCATCTGGCGGCGCTGTGCGAGCATGCCGAAGGGTGCGGCATGCGCGTCGCTCTCGAGTTCGGCATTTTCACCGAAGTGAAATCCTTGCCTGCTGCTCTCTCGCTACTCGACGCGGTGGCGCATCCGCTGCGGGCCTTGCTTGTCGATCCGATCCATGTTGACCGGTCCGGCACTTCGGCAACCGACATTGCGGCCGTTCCCCGCGCGCTTTTGCCCTACGCCCAGTTTTGCGATGCTCCGGCGAAACGTCCCGATCCGGCAGACTTCAACGCCATCATCACCGATGCCATCGACTTGCGCGAGCAGTGCGGCGAGGGCGGCCTTCCACTCGCAGACCTGTATCGCGCCCTGCCAGAAGGCATTCCGCTGAGCATAGAATTGCGCTCAAAGCGGTTACGCGACACTTTCCCCGATGCAGGTGATCGGGCCAAGGCGGTCGCGGCGGCAACGCGGCGTTGGCTGGCAGCCCAGCTTCAATAGACTGGCAATCGCGTTTTCGTGGTCATATTGCTTCTGCTACCGTCTGAGCCAGACGTTAAGGGGCGCGAACTTTTGGGCTCCGCCGTTGAGTGCAAATGGTTTGCCGAGCCGGTTGCAGTGAGCACTGCCCAGCGCTTCTGGTAGATGGGCCGAGTAGTGGCGAAGGGAGCGGAGAATTCGCTCCACCCGGAAAATCAGCGCCCGGAGATCGGGGCAAAATTGGCGTGGACCAGCTTCCACTCGCCGCCAATCTTGGCATAGACGCGCGTGGATTTGGCAGTGTTGGGGCTCGTTTTGCCAGAGGCGTCCTTGCGGATGCCAACGAAGTTGTAGGTCAGAATCGCCGCATCGCCGTAGACCTGCACCTTGGCGTTCTGCATGTCAGAAAAGACCGCAACGTCATTATGGCCGGATGCATCTGTCATTGCAGTCGACATGGCCTTGCCTTCGAGCCGGGTCGGATAGTCCGGATTGAATTCGGTATAGTCGTCAGCAGTCGCTGCATTCTGTTCAGCGCCTGACTTTCCGGCAATTTCCGCAGCCCATTGCGCACGGGCCAAAGCCATGATGGCGGCAGCGACCTGAGGATTATCAGCAGCGAGCGCAGGTGCGGCCAAGAGCGAAGCGGCGGCGGCAATGCAGCCACCCCTTACAAGAAGTGCAAGTTTCATTGTCTCTCTCCATAAAGAAAAGCTTCTACGCGTTCACACGCAACTGAACTTGACGAATGGGATCGGCCGACTCAGCAAATTGCCAGCCTTGGCTCATCGATTTGCAGAGGCTGGGACTCACCAGCAAGCAAGTCAATCGATTTGTCTGGCCCGAACTGCGACGCCCGGAACGGTCGACTGTCGGCAGAACCCTAAGGCGCAATGATGCACGTATTACGCTGTTCATCGTACCGCACGAAAGGCCTCAGACAAAAGTCGTCGCTAATGCCGATCATCGACTCGCTTTCCCGCTTCTGGTAGCGTGCGTAATACTCTGGTGGGGGAGGGTTGAATGCTGCTTGGTCCCAAGATTGCGCTGATGTCGACAGCGCTTTTTTCGCTGACGAGTTTTTCCGGAATTGCCGACAGCAGGATTTCATCCGAGGCGTTGCGGCAGCTTGATCCGTCGCGCATTGCCGGCTCGATTTGCGGGCAACGCATGCGCGATGTCCGGTCGCGCCTGAACTGGATCCGGATCGCAAATCTGGCTGCCGGTGCCGTTCAGGCCCCTGACGGGCCCGTGATGCTGATCGACGGGCTGGGCGATCCGGGATTTGCCATAAGCACGCAAAACCCGCTTGCGCAGCGCTATTTCAATCAGGGCCTGATGCTGACCTATGGCTTCAATCATGCCGAGGCCATTCGGGCCTTTCGCGAGGCGCAGCGCCTCGATCCGGAGTGCGCGATGTGCTGGTGGGGAGAAGCCAATGCGCTTGGACCCAATATCAACGCGCCAATGGATCCGGCAACCAACGCCCGCGCCCTCGAAGCGATTGGCCGCGCCGATGCCCTGAAAGCGGGCGCGCGACCTGAAGAGCAGGCGCTGATCCTCGCCCAGAAGGCGCGTTATTCTGCACAGGCGAATGCCGATCGCGCGGCGCTGGATCAGGCCTATGCAACGGCCATCCTCGATGTCGCGAATCAGTTTCCGCAGAGCGATACGATTGCCGTTCTCGCGGCAGAAGCGGAAATGGACGTGCGGCCCTGGGATTATTGGGAAGCGGATCGCGAGACGCCCAAGGGGCGGATTGGCGACGCCGTCCGCCTGATCGAGACGGTCTTGGCGCGCAACCCTGATCATCCTGAGGCCGCCCACCTCTACATCCACTTGATGGAAAGTGCAGTGCATCCCGAACGCGCTGAAAAGGCAGCGGACCGGCTTGTGGGCCTCGTGCCCGGGTCCGGGCACCTCGTCCACATGCCCGCGCACCTTTACTATGTGCTGGGCCGTTTCAAGGATTCGATCCGGGTCAATGTGGAGGCTGCGCGGGTTGACGAATCCTTCCTGCTGACGTCGAAGGAGCGGGGGATTTATCGCTTTGGTTATTACCCCCACAACATCCATTTCATCGTGACCTCAGCACAGATGGGGGGCGATGCCGCCACGGCCCTGCGAGAGGCGCAGCGACTTCGCGGCGTGCTCAATGCCGATGCGACGGCTGCGACTCCCTGGGTGCAGCCGGTCGATGCGGCGCCGTTTCTTGCCTATGCCCAATTTGCCGAGCCAAATGCGATCCTCGCCCTCAAGGCCCCGGACTCCCGGCTGCCCTACGTCACAGCCATGTGGCACTACGCCCGGTCTATTGCCTATGCGCGGGCCGGCAATGATAAGGAGTTCGACCGCGAGATTTCCGCCTTGCGCCGGATCCGGACGACGACCGATTTCAAGCCGATGACGGACATGCTCGTCCCGGTACCGGACTTGCTCAAGATCTCGGAACTGGTGGCGCAAGGGCGACGCGAATATGCGCACCGGCGTTTTGCGGCAGCAGCTGATCTGTATCGGCAAGCCGCGACGCTTGAACAGGGCATCACCTATTATGAGCCGCCATTCTGGTATTACCCGGTGCAACAGTCGTTGGGTGCCGCACTCTATCGGGCCGGAGATTTCAAGGGTGCCCGACAGGCCTTCATGCAAGCCCTTGGACAATTCCCCAACAATGGCTGGGCGCTCTATGGGCTTGCGGAGACGAATCGGGCGCTTGGAGATCGTCCTTCCGAAGCCGCAGCGCGGGCTGCATTCGGCCGGGCATGGCTTGGCAATCCGAAATGGATTTCGATGGATCGCATTTAGCGCGCGCTGCAAACCCATCGCGGGCTTGCGCAATCGGGTTGCGGTTTCTAGTCGGAGCTCCGAACCAGTTGGAGCACATCTATGCGCGCTTTCATTTTTCCGGGTCAGGGAAGCCAGTCTGTCGGAATGGGCAAGGCCCTGTCTGAGGCGAGCACCGTTGCGCGCGAGGTTTTCCAGGAGGTTGACGATGCGCTGGGCCAGCGCCTGTTCCGCATCATGACAGAGGGCCCAGAGGATCAGCTTACCCTCACCGAGAACGCCCAGCCAGCAATCATGGCCAACGCCATTGCAACGCTTCGCGTACTTGAGAAGGAAGGGGGCATAAGGCTGGCCGACAAGGCGGGATTCGTCGCAGGACATAGCCTCGGCGAATATTCAGCCTTGTGCGCAGCTGGAGCGCTTGATCTTGCAACAACAGCGCGGCTGTTGAAATTGCGTGGGCAGGCGATGCAGGCGGCCGTGCCTGTCGGCGTCGGCGCAATGGCAGCGCTGCTCGGCGCGGATATTGAGAAGGCGCAGGGGCTCGCAGATGCGGCCGCTCAAGGTGAAGTCTGCACAGTCGCCAATGACAATGATCCTTCGCAAGTCGTGATTTCGGGACACCGAGGCGCGATCGAACGCGCAATCGAGTTGGTGAAAGATCACGGCATAAAGAGGGGCATCCTCTTGCCGGTTTCCGCACCTTTCCATTGCCCGCTGATGCAACCGGCGGCAGATGCCATGGCGCAGGCGCTCGCTGATGCCGCGTTGCAAGCGCCTCTTGTGCCCGTCTACGCCAATGTGACGGCAGCGCCGGTAGCCGATGCAGAGACGATCAAGGCTCTGCTGGTCGAGCAAGTGACCGGGCGAGTCCGTTGGCGCGAGAGCGTCGTCGCCATGTTCGACAACGGAGTTCATGAATTTGTGGAATTCGGTGGCAAGGTCCTTGCGCCCATGGTCAAACGCTCGGCACAGGATGCGAACGCAACGAGCGTGATTTCGATGGATGATATCGAAGCCTTGATGAAGGGACTCTAGACATGTTCGATCTATCAGGAATGACCGCTCTCGTGACCGGGGCTTCGGGCGGAATCGGGTCTGCCATTGCGGCGGCGCTGGTCGGGCAGGGTGCCCGGGTTGCTTTGTCAGGGACGCGCGAAGATGCCTTGAAGGCGGTTGCTGCGGAAATTGGCGGCGATTGTGTCATACTTCCTTGCGATCTTGCAGACGGCACTGCTGTGGACGGGCTGGTACCACGCGCCGTCGAGGCGCTTGGCGGCCAACTCGATATTCTCGTGAACAATGCCGGTGTGACACGCGACAATCTTGCGATGCGCATGAAGGACGAGGAGTGGGATACAGTAATCCGCGTCAACCTCGAAGCAGCATTCCGGCTCATCCGGGCTTCATGCAAGCCGATGATGAAGGCCCGGTTCGGCAGGGTGATCACGATCACGAGCGTTGTCGGTGCCACCGGCAATCCGGGACAGGCGAACTACGCCGCGTCCAAAGGAGGGCTGACGGCCATGTCAAAGGCTCTGGCGCAGGAACTCGCCAGCCGGAATATTACCGTCAATTGCGTGGCGCCGGGATTCATCACGTCGCCAATGACCGATGTCCTGCCTGAAGCACAGAAGGATGCGTTGACTGCGCGAATTCCGGTTGGTCGGCTGGGTGAAGGCAAGGACATCGGCGCTGCCGTTGCTTATCTTGCATCGCGTGAGGCTGGCTACGTGACCGGCCAGACAATCCATGTGAACGGCGGGATGGCCATGCTTTGAGCCTTGCCGTGGGGCAGGATTTCACGACTGTCTGTTGATCGGGGGGCTTGCCAGTCTGTCGCGCCCGCTTTAGGGCGATTGCAAATATTGCTCACACATGAACGAGAAGGACTATCCATGAGCGAGACCGCCGATCGCGTTAAGAAAATCGTCGTCGAACATCTTGGTGTTGAAGCCGAGAAAGTGACCGAAGAAGCCAGCTTCATCGACGATCTTGGCGCTGACAGCCTTGATATCGTCGAACTCGTAATGGCCTTCGAAGAGGAATTCGGCGTCGAAATTCCAGACGACGCAGCCGAGAAGATCGCAACCGTCAATGACGCGATTGCCTATATCGACTCGAACAAGGGCTGAACGGGCCAATTCGGAACCCCCTGTGGGAGCCGGTGAATTCTTGAAGCGGCTCTCCGTTGCAGTGACGGGGGGCCGCTTTCATTTGAAGGAAATGCAATGCGTCGTGTTGTCGTAACCGGATTGGGGCTGGTCACGCCGCTGGGTGGCGATGTGGAAACCAGCTGGGCGAACCTTATCGCAGGAAAATCGGGCGCGGGTAAGATCACGCGCTTTGATACGTCGGACCAGAAGTGCCACATTGCCTGCGAAATCAAACCCAAGGATCATCCCTGGGGCTTTGATCCGGACAAGCGCGTCGATCACAAGGTTCAACGCCAGGTCGATCCGTTCATCATCTATGGCATTGACGCTGCCGGGCAGGCACTTGAGGATGCCGGCCTGACTGACATGAGCGACGATCTCAAGATGCGGACCGGATGTTCGATCGGGTCCGGCATCGGCGGACTGCCCGGAATTGAAAGCGAGTCGCTTGTTCTGGCGGAAAAGGGACCGGGGCGGGTCAGCCCGCATTTCGTCCACGGGCGGCTGATCAATCTGATCTCTGGACAGGTCAGCATCAAATATGGGCTGATGGGTCCAAACCACGCGGTGGTGACGGCCTGTTCAACGGGCGCGCATTCGATTGGTGACGCGGCCCGAATGATCCGCGACGGAGATGCAGATGTCATGCTGGCTGGCGGGTCGGAAAGCACGATCAATCCGCTTGGTGTTGCCGGTTTCGCACAGGCGCGCGCTCTGAACATGAGCTTCAATGATCGCCCGGAGCAGGCCAGCAGACCCTATGACCGTGGCCGGGATGGCTTTGTGATGGGCGAAGGCGCTGGCGTCGTCGTGCTCGAGGACTATGAGCATGCAAAAGCACGCGGCGCGAAAATCTATGCCGAAGTCGTCGGCTATGGCCTGTCAGGCGATGCCTATCACGTCACGGCGCCTCATCCCGAAGGCAAGGGCGCGGAACTGTCGATGCGGATGGCGCTCAGAAAGGCTGGCATGGGCCCCGGCGATATTGACTATGTGAACGCGCACGGGACTTCGACCATGGCCGATACGATCGAGCTGGCGGCGGTCAAGCGTGTGCTTGGGGACGATCTTGCCGGCGCTTCGATGAGCAGCACGAAATCGGCAATCGGCCATCTGCTGGGCGGCGCAGGCGCTGTCGAGACCATATTCTGCATCCTTGCAATCCGTGACCAGATCGTGCCCCCGACGCTCAATCTCGATGATCCGGATGAGGGAACGGAGGGAGTCGACCTGGTTCCTCATGTGGCGAAGAAGCGCACAGTACGTGCGGCTTTGAACAACAGCTTCGGTTTTGGAGGAACCAACGCGAGTCTTGTGGTGCGAGCCATCTGATGCGTTCCTGGCTGGCCCTTCTGGCCGCCATCTTGCTGGCCGCCTGCTCAGGCGGGGCTGACAGGGATGTGACGGTAGTTGTGCCGCCCGGAGCAAGCCTGAAGGCTGCAGCGAATATTCTCGAGAAACAGGGAGCCATCGGGTCTGCTTCTGGTTTCCTGCGGCATGCGAAGATTTTCGGATCGTCCGAACCCATCAAGCCGGGCGAGTATGAAATCAAGGCCGGGATGGACAATGGCGATGTTCTGGCGCTGCTTCAGTCGGGCCGGACGAAACAACGCTTTGTCATCATCCCGGAAGGCACGCCAAGTGTGGTGGTCGCGGACAAGCTGATGGCTGCTGACTTTCTGGTCGGAAACGTAGCCGTTCCTGCGGAAGGGAGTGTCCTCCCGGATGCCTATCCCTATACACGCGGGGAGCAACGCAGCGCCGTACTCAAGCGGATGCAGGGTGCAATGGCCAAGGCCCTCTCCAAGGCTTGGGCGGACCGGAAGCCGAACACTGTCGTGCGGAGCCCTGAGGAAGCCGTCATCCTTGCTTCCATCGTCGAAAAGG of the Aquisediminimonas profunda genome contains:
- the rpsR gene encoding 30S ribosomal protein S18, giving the protein MARPFFRRRKSCPFAAKDAPKIDYKDVRLLQGFVSERGKIVPSRITAVSAKKQRELAQAIKRARHVGLLPYLVK
- the fabD gene encoding ACP S-malonyltransferase yields the protein MRAFIFPGQGSQSVGMGKALSEASTVAREVFQEVDDALGQRLFRIMTEGPEDQLTLTENAQPAIMANAIATLRVLEKEGGIRLADKAGFVAGHSLGEYSALCAAGALDLATTARLLKLRGQAMQAAVPVGVGAMAALLGADIEKAQGLADAAAQGEVCTVANDNDPSQVVISGHRGAIERAIELVKDHGIKRGILLPVSAPFHCPLMQPAADAMAQALADAALQAPLVPVYANVTAAPVADAETIKALLVEQVTGRVRWRESVVAMFDNGVHEFVEFGGKVLAPMVKRSAQDANATSVISMDDIEALMKGL
- a CDS encoding sugar phosphate isomerase/epimerase family protein yields the protein MNRISFASGIVPECEPLETIQAAAAGGFDATGLWVEPEKWSAQLTRDAQRALADTGLELLDVEVIWIKPGDTLDAHKAVIDIGAALGAKNVLCVSSDPDAGRTAGHLAALCEHAEGCGMRVALEFGIFTEVKSLPAALSLLDAVAHPLRALLVDPIHVDRSGTSATDIAAVPRALLPYAQFCDAPAKRPDPADFNAIITDAIDLREQCGEGGLPLADLYRALPEGIPLSIELRSKRLRDTFPDAGDRAKAVAAATRRWLAAQLQ
- the rpsF gene encoding 30S ribosomal protein S6 — translated: MALYEHVFLARQDLAQAQVDALAANATDIIEKNGGKVVKTETWGLRSLAYKIAKNRKAHYVMLELDAPGAVVAELERQTQINEDIIRYMTVKVDAHEAGPSVMMRKSDRRDREDRPRRDRDDRPRRDDMFGGDE
- a CDS encoding glucose 1-dehydrogenase — protein: MRLNEKTALVTGGASGLGDAIVRRFVAEGARVIIADIDGENGRALALALGNKASFASLDVSREEDWKRVLAESGPIDILVNNAGITTHGSIEDVTLEQFRHEFEVDVVGVFLGCKYGIANMKANPKGSGGSIINMSSLCGVRAQADLAAYNAAKAAVTHLTKSVAMHCATKGYGIRCNSIHPGVIHTPILDKVLAQVPNPDEVYAGWVSTHPIGRIGRPEEIAAMALYLASDESAFTTGGEFRVDGGSSI
- the rplI gene encoding 50S ribosomal protein L9 produces the protein MEVILLERVEKLGAIGDVVTVKNGFARNFLLPRKKALRSNAANLKIFEANKAKIVADNDAKRSEAETAAKTVEGTAVTLIRQASNTGQLYGSVAVRDIVEALEAEGKHVTRQQVVLDKPIKAIGVYDVKVALHAEVSVTIKVNVARSPEEAELQSQGVDVMAQMFEKDTAGFVEDFDPNAEPGVIAGEAAEAAPAPAAEADAEEASDEA
- a CDS encoding nuclear transport factor 2 family protein, whose protein sequence is MKLALLVRGGCIAAAASLLAAPALAADNPQVAAAIMALARAQWAAEIAGKSGAEQNAATADDYTEFNPDYPTRLEGKAMSTAMTDASGHNDVAVFSDMQNAKVQVYGDAAILTYNFVGIRKDASGKTSPNTAKSTRVYAKIGGEWKLVHANFAPISGR
- a CDS encoding tetratricopeptide repeat protein, with the translated sequence MLLGPKIALMSTALFSLTSFSGIADSRISSEALRQLDPSRIAGSICGQRMRDVRSRLNWIRIANLAAGAVQAPDGPVMLIDGLGDPGFAISTQNPLAQRYFNQGLMLTYGFNHAEAIRAFREAQRLDPECAMCWWGEANALGPNINAPMDPATNARALEAIGRADALKAGARPEEQALILAQKARYSAQANADRAALDQAYATAILDVANQFPQSDTIAVLAAEAEMDVRPWDYWEADRETPKGRIGDAVRLIETVLARNPDHPEAAHLYIHLMESAVHPERAEKAADRLVGLVPGSGHLVHMPAHLYYVLGRFKDSIRVNVEAARVDESFLLTSKERGIYRFGYYPHNIHFIVTSAQMGGDAATALREAQRLRGVLNADATAATPWVQPVDAAPFLAYAQFAEPNAILALKAPDSRLPYVTAMWHYARSIAYARAGNDKEFDREISALRRIRTTTDFKPMTDMLVPVPDLLKISELVAQGRREYAHRRFAAAADLYRQAATLEQGITYYEPPFWYYPVQQSLGAALYRAGDFKGARQAFMQALGQFPNNGWALYGLAETNRALGDRPSEAAARAAFGRAWLGNPKWISMDRI